TGCACACGCCTTTCCCTCCCCCTTATATCGCTCCGCGCAATTACGCATGAAAAGTGAGATGAGATGTCAGCGCTGGAGATGATCTGTAGTTAAACTGCCGTCTGCTTTTTCACGCGACACATAAAGCACCCCACGCTTCTGTTACACGGGGACAAACTGAGAGTGGATTACATCTTGTTTTACTATGTTTGACAGCGGCTGCCAGAAAGCACACACCTACTCCATAGATCGATCCGGCTGTAGCAATGTACTGCCAAACGAACCCAGGCTGGCAACCAAGACAGTTAGAGTGAAATATCTCGGGATAGAAAAGAGCCAAAATATGGAAATTAGGAATATGCAAAAAAAGGTGATGTTAAGTATTCCCCTTATTAATGGGATTTGTAATAAACTGACAtttaatagctttttttttaaaaacaacaatcctGCGCAAGGTGCAAGACGCAAAAATACTAGTGCATGTATGGTTATCCACACAGGTATAAccacaaaaagctgcaaaaaatgaGACTTTGAGCTATTTAAGCCACTCACACGAGAGCAGGTCGAGGAAATGGGCAGCAAGTCGAGCCAAGACACGCATTGttagtttattttctcttaCCTCCAACACACAGCAATGACATTTCTTAAATGCGCCTTTGATACAGGGTCCGGCTTCTTCAGCAGCTTCCGTAATTGAGCTAATCTGTGCGGCGTGAAGCCTGGGAGTGAATCGCTGGGGCTGGAGATGGAGAAGCCTGCCGTCACCAGCAGAGACGGGGCCTGGCAGCGGCTCGTAGCGcttgacagaaataaaaaaaatcttcacaCTTGGAGAGTGAACGCCACCTTCTCTATCCTCTCGTCTTTTTTGTGGCGTGTCTGTCTGAATTCGAGACTCTTTCCgcgccccccccccaccccgcttctctctcagctctccgCTCCCCAACACACAGCCATCTTGTTCAGCTTCAGCACCATCGCTGCTGTGGACAGCTCCTGGCAGTGACGTCAGAGcggcagggtgtgtgtgtatgtgtgtgtgtgtgtgtgtgtgtgtgtgtgtgtgtgtgtgtgtgtaggggttGTGGGGAGGGGGGTTGGAGATGCTGAAACACCTGATTATTGGCCTCTCCCCCCACAGATTTCTCAGATATCAGATACCTCAATTGGCATCCTCAGACAATAGCACAGCATCGACATGAATAATGTGATGACTCATTTTGTCAGAATTAGCCATTAACCGGCCCTACTTTTTATGGAAACACTAGACATCCAGAGGAGTGGGTAATAATTACTTAGAGGTGAGTCAGTTAAAGGGTATTCATATTCATCTTTACATATTGACAGCAGGAGCCCCTTAAACTGTGTTGCTTCAGCAGAACTTCAGCTGGAAAGCAAGCTTTTGGTGATACACTGTCTCTGCAAATAATAATCATGTTTACTGTCATCAGCTATTGGGCTGCATGCATCTGGAACTCAAGAGTTTAAGATTTAAGATGAGATGCAGGGGCTTTCTTGTAATAATGGCGGGTGCACGTGGCTAACGCAGAAGTTGAGAGATCCTCGACTGGAAGGAAATGAACTGCTGGTTCCTAAACTTACAGAatacagaaaaagcaaataGCCACACTGAGGCACAAATAATCTGAGTATCTCATCTGAGCCAGGCTCAGTCGTGATAACCTGTGTTGCATATCAACCACAGGTCATCTCCCTTTCATCATTCCAAAGAAAATCGTACACAATCAGACTGATGTAACTTTAAACGCTGCTACAAGAGTCAAGGCTTCTTCCAGTGTGGGCCAacagctccccctgctggaccGCAACATCCCCTGCATCTCCGCATTCTCTCCTTTAGGCTCAGTTAAAATCACAGCAAAGCAGATTTCTCCAGTTACTTATGGTGGTATCTGGCCTTGCATATTTAAGAGGGGAAAACACGTAGTTTTGTGATTTAACttacaatacaataataattaaaCATGTCTCACAACAATTTTTACAAAATCGGACACATCTTttgttggaaacattttcaGTATGGTTTAatgaacatttcagaaaatacaaatatacttcacaaatatataatattccGACATGTGAAACTGCTTGTCCATTCAACAACCTGCTATTATCAATGTAAATTCATTGTATGTCTGCAGTAGCCCatcatttttcaccttttccagtttttttttcatgcattctaAATAACACTACGTACACATTCCCCAACCACCAAATGCCAAATGCCATTTATTGGAAACTAATAATTACGCTTGTCTTATTGGACAGGTCACGAGCCTGTATTAACTGCTGATAATACACAATCGGGTAACGGCCAATCCAAATGTACTGAATTACAGCAGTCGAGGAGAtaaaattacattacatttaaagaAATTCCTGAACTGTAAAAGCCCTCAACACTGCCACACAGATTTACATTCACAAAAATGCATGTGTATGAATACACATATTCTACAGAATACACATATTCATAGCAAAGAGGCATGTAGACACGGATTATGTGTGTGGTCTTTTGAAGTGTTTGTACCCTTGCCTTTACTATCCTTGAGATATCCCCATGCTCTGTTGAATGGCACTGACTTGACCAACACCACCAAGCCTGCCGTGTGCCCCCTCTGCTGCAGGAATGAAAGGGTATCCAGCTGGAGCCTCCTCATAACTTCTCACTGACAATGAATTAAAGCACGCAGTTAGAAAAACACGTTAAATAGAAAATTATGTTTGACAGAGTTCCAATAATAATGTGATGATGAAAGATGCTTTCAAAAACAACTTCATCATCAAAATTAATCACACTCTTCTAGATTCTGACAAAGCAACCCGTGACACTTGAAcattactttaaaaaatgtgaccAATGGAGAAATAAAATCTCACAAACTTTCACACACTTTTGATTAGTGTGCACTGTTGACAGCACTGAATCTTAAATGGTAATGCCAATGAAGCTCATGCAAGCACCAGTCCTATAAACATATTTGATGTTAAGAAAAAACTCCCGCATTCATAAGTTTTCTCGTGCTTGGAATTACATGTACAAGTGGTCTAGACCAGAGCGGTCATGAAGGGCCAGTCTGCCTTTCttcacaggaaaacacttgTGATTAAAGAATTCTAATGTCTTAACCTGAATTAATTTGGAGTTCAAATGtgatcaaaaaataaatgtatgattttcagcatcttttacattttagtaGTTGGAAAATTCTCTCACTCCAAGAGCTACTTCAGGTCGCAGTCCAGCATTGtcctctgctgcacctgcaAGTGTTTTTATCACCTACTGTAGAGTGTAATATTCACTCATCTCCATGACTGCCTCTAATGTTAATCAGGGGTTTGCTTTAAAAAGACGTATTTCAGCACCCAACCTCATGGTAAACCATTCCCTCTTCATGTCTGTCAGAGAGCGATGCTGCACTGATGTCATGTCATCAGCAGGTGTGCTATTAATATTCTCTAATTGTTTGGGCTCCTCTTAATACTACTACACTTAGACTGCTAACTGCAACCTTCAGGGATTCGATCATGCTAATGATTAAGTCTCTTGAACGCATATCTCCTCATGAACAGGAGgcattttacagcaattttcGTCAGATTTGGCCAGTCCAGAAAGTTTGGTTAGTCTGACTTGGAACACTCAAACAAGCAAACCTCATGAAATAACTAAGAGAtgttgagaaaaagaaaacaaaaatgttcttgCGTGAAGCCAAATATTTTGTCATCCATTCCTAATGACAATGAAATATTTAACCCTAGTTTAGCACATATTatacacatttaaaatctgGGTTAACCTTCTGcttaaatgaagaaaagatgACTGTGTGCACATCCTATCAGAGTATATTTAGGCTAGCTAAATGATAACAGATTCAtcagaggaagaagcagagagcACACAAGATTATAGCTCCAAATCCAATTTTGTAATGCTTCAACCCCACCAGGCTGCGCGTGGGCAATATTAATTACCTGTCCAGATGAGAGAGGACTTCACTAAGCTGGGTGAGCAGAGCACGATGCTTTTGAGGGTTTCCCTCCACCACTCCACTGAGACGACTCACGTACGATTCCAGGTTCCCAAGAGACGCTGTCTCGCCTGTACCTGTTCAGGAAAGACACAGAACAATTAAATCCACACATCCTCTTGAGGTGACACATGATGGAATTTTAAATACTAATATGGCAATCCAATTCTTAGGAGAACTGGTTAATGAATATTGATGTTGAACACAGTCTCATGTGGACTGGTCTTTTGACTGTGCTAACAGTACCAATGCATTTATACTAAACAAATAaatttaacatgaaaacataacCTCATAGCCACAGATTTATCTAAaatccatctatccatccatatTGCATTTCTCCCCTGACAAAATATAGCCAACTGACTGCTGACCTGGCAGAGGGACTGATGACAGGCTATTGaccagtgtgtgtttaatggcCAGCAAGTGCTGGTGAAGAGCCTGGGTTCGCTTCTCGTCCAGCCCCAATTCAGCCTCCAGGCGCTCTTTAGCATTGTACATGTCCTGAATGTGCCGCTGAAGCACTGCATTCTGCTCTTCAAACTCAATGTTGGCCTTACGAAGCCGTCGCAACTCAGCCTCTCGAGCTGAAACcccaaagacagaaacagaacgGGTTTGTGATGAAAGTATAAGATTATGTTTTACATGATCTTTTTATTGTTAAAAGCAACTTACTTTACTGTCTCAGAAGATCTGTTAAAATACTCTTATAGGAATGAAGTAATCCAACATTTTTGTCTCCGCTTCATTACAGAGCCATGTTAAAGTGGATTTGTGAAATAACAGAATGAATATGTCCTGTTTGCAGTTCTGTTACCTTTGTTCTGATCGAGGAACTCCTCTGTGAAGATAGGGATGTCGAATCTGCTTGGGAGCTCAGAAGCCTAAAAAACATCATCAGACAACTTAGCTGTTTGAAACCTatgtgaaaatgacagaatatACAATGGATGTGTCTTATACCTTTGATAAAGATGACTCTGAACTAGTGCTGATGATGACAGATGGAGTGTCTTCTGAAAAACAGATGCGTATATTACAGCTTGCCCGGCACAGAGTAATGAAGCAGCAAATATACGGTATCTTGCTATTTGCATTTTCTGGTAATGTGGTGGTTATTCTAAAGATTTACACACATGAGCAGTATCCAACATGACATATATTGCATAAAGAGAGCTCAGCTGTCACCTTTCTTGATCCTCTTGTCTTGTATCTTTGCAGTGGTGATCTGATAGGCCTCCGTCTGCTGATATTCCTTCAGTTCCTGCGCATACTGCATCTTCTCCCGTTCTGCCTCGTCCAGGTAGCGCTGCCAGTGCACAAATATTGTTGCCTCTTGCTAACCAACAGTTTCTTGATTATTTGAAACCTTTTATTACGCGCATGTTTTTTGGAAATTGGTCAGGTAGTACATTTTAGAATAGAAATGATTGCAAGCAGGCTCATTTGACTACCATAGATCTGATAAACACCACTGACGAgaagcatgtttaaaaaaaaaacaaaaaacaaaacaaatccaacaacaGGATTTGATGTTTGCAACGTGAAAGTAAAGTATGGAAGTAAACAAGACAGAAGATGATGCTCCTTGCAGCAAAGCTCAGAGATAACATCTGCAATTCCGCTCTTGactgtggtttctgtgtgtaATCGTGGAAACCAGCCCAACTGGCTCAGTTGCATTAAAGACCCACTGCTTACAGTGATGTGTGCAACTGATTAtgatacacacatgcaacatgcataCCTGGAAAACTGGAATAAGTACCTGTTTGTCATTCTGGGCTAATCGTGTCCACTCTGCTCCGAGTCTCTTGGTGATTTCTGGGAAAGGTAAGTCAGGGTATCGGGCCCGCATATGCTCTCGCCGTTCGTTAAGGAAGCGGACATATCCCGTTACTGGTGCCTTGGGACCATTTGGCAGcaccttctttcttttctttcccttcgGCCAGCCTCTCTTCTTTGGCTGCAGAGAGGGGGGACAACACTGTCATGATAGCAGGGGCTGCTCACTCATCTGTGCCACTCCTCCTtgctcagtaaaaaaaaactaccatAACTACATACTATAACTGCAactaaaaaataattttcaataTCAATTAATATGCAGAACATTTTCTCTATTAATGATTTGGTCAGTAAAATGTCAGCAAGTAGGAAACAGCcaaaattgcttgttttgaccAAAAGTCCAAACCCATAGAAATTGAATTTCCCAATATAGAAGACTAAGAACACCAGcacacatctgagaagctggaattgtttttattaatcAGTATTTAAAATTCTTTCCTTTAATCTCATGTTGATCTGCTAATTGACTCATTGTTCCTGCTCTACTACATTCACAACAACCCTACAATAAATCCTACCAACCTCATGAAAGTTACACTGTTGTATGTCTAAACTGTTTCTAAGGGGTGTTATTTCTACTTCATGCTCATTTAGGAGTAGCGATGTTGAATTGAATTACATTAAAGTGaggagtatttttttttgtttatggtcagtttttcatcatttatcgATGGGATTTATTGCAGTTGTTGTACTAGTGTGAATTACTTTAAGCTACCTAATAAAAAAGGTTACAGTAAACAGTTTAAACAGGTCACAATTTTCTCTAAACGAAATGGTGAATCAAATTTTGGTTGCAAAACTTAACAGCCTTATTCCTCCAACTAAGGAGGTTTAATTAAAGCAATTAACAAATCATGTTGCTCCTGGTCAGATGTAGCTGTACCCACCTCATCTTGTGGTTGATCTACTGAATGTGAAGATTTGGGCTGCTGCGAAGCATCACTCTGCTCTTGTTTGATCCCTCCCATGATCTTCGTCCGTACAACTGTTACTGCAAGTGTAAAAATGGCCTTACTCCGTTGAGGTTACGCCGTGGGGATACGTCTATGTAGAATAACATGGGATTTGTAAGAAAGCATGCGAGAAATAGTCAATTTCAGCATTATTTTCTCAGTTGGGCAGCCGCTTCTTAAGCTACCCTGACTGCTAGCAGTGcagctctcacaaacacaacGGACAACATCCACTCAAAAAGGCTAGCCAAACTGCTAACtcttcacaaagaaaaaaatgatataCAGGAGACTGTGTATTCGCGTAAACAATAATGTTTATTCGCTCCGGACAATGGCTGTTTTATATAACTAtttctactttttgtttttttagataaACGTCTTTTAACTTACCGGATAACGACTCACTCGGCCAAACAGGAAGAGAACCCTGCCtgacagctgattggtcagTACGGAGAGTCATGATTGGTCGGCTGGATGTAAAGGGACTGTATTGTAGTAGAGTACAAAGTAAGGTAAAAGGGAATTACCGGGTACTCAGTTAAAATAGTACCACAAAAGCGGCATACTGTTTGcactttattattttaataatgctTATATTAACATAGacttgcttttttaaaaataactatatttcagtcatttgtaTTCCACTTTCCTCTTATTTTACAGCAATCCCATGTTTCTGCATACTTGTTTTTGTTAAGTATTGTTCTTATGCTTTTATAATATGGATGATGGATGTCTCTGTAATTGTTTGTGTATGAAACTTAGATAAAGTTTAAATAATAGGCATGATGTATGCCTGTATTCAACGCACCGAAGTCACGTGCTCACCGCGAAGGGCTGTTCGCGGTGAGCACGTGACTTCGGTAGTCACAGGGCGTTtctgccttttattttgaaatatttcatcagATGTAGTCATTTGCGATTATGTGCCCTTTCAACCAGTGGAGTTAATATTTGTCGTGAGGGTGTTATTCATCTGTTGTGTTATCATCAATGTTCAGTGCCCTCAGTAAGCACAGTACGTAACTGGAAGGGCACtctatgatatgcaaatctgcaagcacaaccactatatacagtatatgcctGGATATACTTGCAGCATTACAATATCACATTTGGATGGTGAGTTGGAGTATAATTTGTTGCATGATATGTTCTTGATATTACAATTGTACCCGTCTCCCCTATGAAACCACGTAATGGTGTCGTAATTTCTAGGAATTACCAGACCAAAATTGAAAGTTATGGTCACAAACACGGCAATGGTACACATTTAACATATTCTGCTAAGGTATGTGAACTCGTGAGGAAGCCTGTATTTTAACTTCCTTGTTCACTCATTCTTACATAATGTACACATTAGTTTAACAAATGGAGATTTAGGACAAAGGGTGGCGCATTTCATTCTGGGATTGTAAGAAGAAAGCTGTGTACATGTCGCAGACACTACTTTCTCCGTTCCATTGTGGGATATTTTTAAGATACAGTGGACAAATTTCCACACTCGATGTTAAGATACTCAAAATAGCGGATAGGAAATGTAGTGCACTATATACCAAAAAACGAGTAATTTCAGACGCCGCCTCTATTTTGAAAGTTGGAGTGTTGACTGCCCTCCACTGGTCACAAGGAAGAACTACAACTAAACTTGCTTGCCAATGTAAGCCTGACCGCATGCCTAATATTTAAATGCAGTGACCAATACgctcatgaaataaaaatacataattgTTTGTCTGggaaacatctaaaaaaaactACAGGTCAATCCTGTCAGGGTTAAGTGGGGCCTGAACccaagaaaacatgaaagtacTTACCTTTTCACACGAAAATAACTGGTAACTGTCAAAATTCCAGAAATGTTAAGTTTTTCAGAGCGGATGTTTGAGTTGGAGTGGTTTTATGTATATTTGTACTATTAAGGGCTACAACTGAGTATTGTCATGATTAATAAATTGGTCAACAAAATATAAGTAGAAAAATGGTTCAGACAATTCTCCAGAAGCTTAAGGTCATGATTCTGAATAGTTTGTCCCACCAAGAATATTACTAAACTTACAATTACGCAAGAGTACTTGAGAGTAAAGgctgaatgcaaaaaaaaaaaaaaaaaaaaaaaaaatctgatctaCTTGTAGTCTGCTTGTTTCCAGTTGTACATCCCTGCCCAGTCACTCCAATCCAATCCATGACATGTTTGCTATGGCATGAAATTTGATACTTGCTCTtttagacatttaaaaaaaacccaaaacactaTAGTTAGACACACCAGTGACCAAAATCATGTTAAGCTTGAACAGGACATGGAACCACCAACATAAACCTCAAAGTAAGTTGGGTTAGCATCCAACGTTCAGCTATGACTAAATAATGAAGCTCCATCAGTGATTGCTGTTATCTGCAAATAATGCAGATGCCCTGGTAAATCAGACACATCTTCGGCAGCCATGACTTAAAATATTTGTTCTGTCGGCACTTCAGCAGTTTGGCCCGATGCTTCTTTAGTACAGTCGTACTCTCACACTGAAGCCTTAGCAAACTTCAGTTGTCAACCACATCATTTACACTCTGAATATTGACTCTCTGGACAAAGACATCACTGAAACTTTCTGCAACCAGCTGTAAATGTGACTGCATATTAAATGTTTAAAGGAAGAAATCAAACatttaagggaaaaaaacacaaaaaagtccTGTtgtattaaatgttaaatgcgCTGAAATGTCACCTCAAATTTGGCCCATTCATAATATAAAATTAACTTAAGTACATCACCCCTTTATTCTTTGAATTGTAGCCACCATAAATTTAAACAGCTTCCACATGATCATCCCCATAAACGGGGGGGAAAGAAAGGAAGCCTGAACCatccacatttttattttcctttatttatcGTTTACAATTTTTGTAGTTTATTCATTATTGTCAATCCTTTTTTTGGCAAACATTAGTGCTCACTGTTCTGTACAGTCCGGTCCCACTGCGTAGACTTACAATGTGTTGGGAAGGGATAAATGAGGCAAAAGCCACATGTGGTCCCAGGCTTTTACAATTTGTCCAGGTAGTTGTCCAAGGCTGGGATACCTTCTTTGAGACCTTTACGTTTGCGTGTCTCCGCCACAACTATACCAGGCTTGGATGCAGCCTCCATTGGGTCTCCGGGAAGGACCTGCCAATGGTCgaacacacactgtgggaaGGCCTGGCCACCAGTGTTGGAACGAAGGTCAGCTGTGAAACCTGGGAATGAACAGAGCAAAGGACATCTCAATTCCATCCCTGCAATGAGTGCAAGGAGTGATGGTGCAGCAGTCAAAAATGTAGAAGTTAACATCTGTTTTCCCCTCTGGTCAGTAGCTAGGGGCTTTCAATATCACGTGGCAGCTAAGATTACCCACTTGCAGTTTGCAGGTCACTAAAATGATGTGGACATAAAAATTACTATCCAAGGAGTTACATGGTTGACCCTTgagttgaaaaacaaaaaaacacttaagACCACAATTAGCCTATTATTCAGCTGCtcaccctttgagctgctggaactgcaaatttctctttggagattaataaagtatctatctatccataCTACTCGAATGTGGTGAGCTAATTTTGTCCTCTACTACTGCCACTCATTTAAAATCATTAGATTGCTTTTCGTCTTCAGGCTCAAgtaaaattacataaaaacataCTTCTGCACACCAACTCAAAACTACACTCAGCACCTTATCTTTATCCTCCACAATGACATGTTGGGTAAAATAACAGCAAGAAAGGCAGGCCATGCCATGTAAATGTGCACTCGACTGCAGAACAGTGAGTGAAATCAGCACTGTAAACAACTGCAGAGTGAAATTTCCAAAAATCAAAATCCAAATGCA
This DNA window, taken from Chelmon rostratus isolate fCheRos1 chromosome 4, fCheRos1.pri, whole genome shotgun sequence, encodes the following:
- the hmg20b gene encoding SWI/SNF-related matrix-associated actin-dependent regulator of chromatin subfamily E member 1-related isoform X1; this encodes MGGIKQEQSDASQQPKSSHSVDQPQDEPKKRGWPKGKKRKKVLPNGPKAPVTGYVRFLNERREHMRARYPDLPFPEITKRLGAEWTRLAQNDKQRYLDEAEREKMQYAQELKEYQQTEAYQITTAKIQDKRIKKEDTPSVIISTSSESSLSKASELPSRFDIPIFTEEFLDQNKAREAELRRLRKANIEFEEQNAVLQRHIQDMYNAKERLEAELGLDEKRTQALHQHLLAIKHTLVNSLSSVPLPGTGETASLGNLESYVSRLSGVVEGNPQKHRALLTQLSEVLSHLDSEKL
- the hmg20b gene encoding SWI/SNF-related matrix-associated actin-dependent regulator of chromatin subfamily E member 1-related isoform X3, which encodes MTLRTDQSAVRQGSLPVWPSESLSGNLASLFEWMLSVVFVRAALLAAIFTLAVTVVRTKIMGGIKQEQSDASQQPKSSHSVDQPQDEPKKRGWPKGKKRKKVLPNGPKAPVTGYVRFLNERREHMRARYPDLPFPEITKRLGAEWTRLAQNDKQRYLDEAEREKMQYAQELKEYQQTEAYQITTAKIQDKRIKKEDTPSVIISTSSESSLSKASELPSRFDIPIFTEEFLDQNKAREAELRRLRKANIEFEEQNAVLQRHIQDMYNAKERLEAELGLDEKRTQALHQHLLAIKHTLVNSLSSVPLPGTGETASLGNLESYVSRLSGVVEGNPQKHRALLTQLSEVLSHLDSEKL
- the hmg20b gene encoding SWI/SNF-related matrix-associated actin-dependent regulator of chromatin subfamily E member 1-related isoform X2 codes for the protein MGGIKQEQSDASQQPKSSHSVDQPQDEPKKRGWPKGKKRKKVLPNGPKAPVTGYVRFLNERREHMRARYPDLPFPEITKRLGAEWTRLAQNDKQRYLDEAEREKMQYAQELKEYQQTEAYQITTAKIQDKRIKKDTPSVIISTSSESSLSKASELPSRFDIPIFTEEFLDQNKAREAELRRLRKANIEFEEQNAVLQRHIQDMYNAKERLEAELGLDEKRTQALHQHLLAIKHTLVNSLSSVPLPGTGETASLGNLESYVSRLSGVVEGNPQKHRALLTQLSEVLSHLDSEKL